The following nucleotide sequence is from Gammaproteobacteria bacterium.
CGAGTTCGCTCGATAGGTGCTTTCTCACCAAGTCGCCGTCCAGCATCGTGACATGACGCCCGCCGATCTCGAGCAGTTTCACCATGAGCGCGTTGGCGATGGTGGATTTTCCCGAGCCGGACAGCCCGGTAAAAAACACCGTGAACCCCTGCTTGCTCCGCGGCGGATGGGTCTTGCGCAGTTCCGCCACGACCTCGGGATAGGTGAACCAGTCGGGAATATCCCTGCCTTCCTGCAAAAGCTGGCGCTGCTGGGTTCCGGAGATGGTCATGACGGTTTCACCGGGCTTGACTTCGTCTTCCGGTGCATAGCCAGAGCGCTCTTTCACGTACACCATCATGCGGAACGGCACCATTTCGATGTCCATCTCGTCCTGATATTTCTTGAACAGCGTTTGCGCGTCGTAAGGGCCATAGAACGGCTTGCCCTTGCTGTCCTTACCGGGACCGGCGTGGTCGCGCCCCACGATGAAATGCGTGGCGCCGTGGTTCTTGCGCACCAGCGCGTGCCACAGCGCCTCGCGCGGCCCGCCCATGCGCATGGCGAGCGGCAGGAGGCTCAGCAAAGCCGAGTTGGGCGGATAACGCTTGATGAGGTGCTCGTAGCAGCGCACGCGGGTGTAGTGGTCAATGTCGCCCGGCTTGGTCATGCCGACGGTCGGATTGATCAACAGCTTCGCGCCCACCCGCTCTGCCGCGCGGTGCGTGAGTTCCAGGTGCGCGCGGTGCATGGGATTGCGCGTCTGGAAAGCGACGATGCGCTTCCAGCCCATTTCCGCGAACACTTGGCGCAACTCGGCCGGTGTGCGGCGCAGGTGTTTGAAATCGTAATGCGTCGGCGGCTCGATGCCTTGCAGATGCCCACCTATATATACGGGATTGGTGTGATGTTTGAGATAGAACACCGAGGGATGCCGCTCGTCTTCGGTGCCGAACACCCCAAGAGTTTCGCGCTGCAGGTCCGGTTCCCAGCAATCCTCCACATCGAGCACTGCGATCAGGACACCCTCCGGATCGCGCAGCGCAACGGAACCGCCGGTCGTGAGCTTGCGCGCGAACTCGTGCGTGACATCCAGGGTAATCGGCATGGGCCAGAGCGTGCCGTCCGCGAGCCGCATCCCGTCCACCACGCGATCGTAATCGGCGCGTGTCAGAAAACCGGTGAGCGGCGCAAAGCCGCCGTTCAACAGCAGCTCGAGAT
It contains:
- a CDS encoding bifunctional sulfate adenylyltransferase/adenylylsulfate kinase, which gives rise to MASSPATAAPATAIDKGSPKDLFVPADRQDALKAAAQAFPSWDLTPRQLCDLELLLNGGFAPLTGFLTRADYDRVVDGMRLADGTLWPMPITLDVTHEFARKLTTGGSVALRDPEGVLIAVLDVEDCWEPDLQRETLGVFGTEDERHPSVFYLKHHTNPVYIGGHLQGIEPPTHYDFKHLRRTPAELRQVFAEMGWKRIVAFQTRNPMHRAHLELTHRAAERVGAKLLINPTVGMTKPGDIDHYTRVRCYEHLIKRYPPNSALLSLLPLAMRMGGPREALWHALVRKNHGATHFIVGRDHAGPGKDSKGKPFYGPYDAQTLFKKYQDEMDIEMVPFRMMVYVKERSGYAPEDEVKPGETVMTISGTQQRQLLQEGRDIPDWFTYPEVVAELRKTHPPRSKQGFTVFFTGLSGSGKSTIANALMVKLLEIGGRHVTMLDGDLVRKHLSSELGFSKEHRDLNIQRIGYVASEITKNGGIAICAPIAPYAATRRKVREMIEPVGGFFEVYVSTPLEVCEQRDRKGLYAKARAGVLKEFTGISDPYETPVSPELALDAGHGSVDGEAEAILSLIKSAGFVA